GGAGACAAAGATGCGGCGATAATCAAGCTGGGAGCGGTCCAAATCCAGGCGTTCGTTGCTCGCTTCCCCCAGGGCCGCAGTGACGCGCTCCAAGTCTTCGGCAGTACCCACGACGCTGCACAGATCATCCGCTTGAAAGCGCGTCTGCTCGCCGGCCAGCGAGAACCTGCCCTCGCGCTTCATCCGGCCGAAGACAACCTGCCATCCCTCCTGCGCTTTCAGCTCCCGCAGTGTCTGCCCGAGGAATTGCGGCCGCGTGACGCGAATGGTGCGGTTTTGCAGACGGGCGCCCATCGCGCCCAGCTCGCGCTGGCTGGCGGCCTCGCGGGCGTAATCGATCTTCCAGAAGCGCTGCAGCAGATAAATCGCCAGGATCACGCCGATCACGCCCATGGGATAGGCGAGCGAGTAGCCGATCACCGGATCAGTGAGCAGATGCTGATTCTCGGGACCGGCCGCATAGCGTTTGACTTGATCGAGCACGCCCGCGAGTGCCGGCGTGTTGGTCAGGCTGCCGGCAAAGAGGCCGGCGGTCAGCGCCGGTGGCAGGCGTAGCGCAAAATGCAAGAGCACGGTCACCAACAACGCCAGCACCAGCATGCCGAGCACAAGCAGGTTGTTGCGCAAACCGCTGCGCCGAAAGGAGGTGAAGAAACCGGGGCCGCTGCTCAGGCCGATGGTGTAGACGAAGATGACGAGTCCGAGCAGATAGACGATCTCGGGCAGCTTCAGCTCGGGGTGCAGGCCGCCAAAGGCCAAACCGACGAACAGCACCGCGGCCACGCCCAGGCTGCTGCCGTGAATTCGAATCTGCCCCAGCGGATAGCCGATGGCCGCCACCAGGAAGAGCAGCAACAGCGGTTGATCGAGCAGAATCTGGGTCACGTCATTCATGAGGCAAGGAGACGAGTTGGACAAGGAGACAAGGAGACAAGTTGGAACTGCAACGATTAAGCGAATTTTGGGACACAGCAAAAAGCTCCACTGGAGCGAGATGGAAAAGCGAAGGGCGACGCCCTAGACGGATTGGTCAACCAAACTCAGAATAAAATTCTGAAAAATTCTGAACCACAAGGCAAACATTTGAACCGCGGAGACCCATAGAGCGCAGAGCTGCACGATCCCAAAAGCCTTTCTCTGCGTTCTCAGCGTCTCGGCGGTGAGCTTCTGAGGTAAATGGCGAGGGGCGTGTGCCTCACTCTTCACAAGATCCTTACTGGATGACAGTTGGATGACAGTGGTGGTGGATACCTCGTGCGAGGCAACAGTGTACGAATCGGGCTTATTACTGCCCGCAGGGCATCAGATTTCAGCTTGTCTGAAATCTGGCGTAGTGCCTTAGTAGTCAAATTTGTGCAAAAAAAGCAAAGATTTTTTCAAGGAGTGCCATTTTGATCTGTGTTTATACGGGTTTCGTAACACTTTTTCAAATCTCCAACTTTTGAGATTCTTGCTAAAAGAATTCACGCAAAGACGCAGAGCGGCAAAGACCCGCAAAGGTTTTTCAATCATTTGTTCTCTTCATGAAAGTCTGAAGTCAAGATTTTCTTTGCGTATCTTTGCGTCTTTGCGTGCGCTGTTGTTTTTCTTTTTTGGTTGCGGCTCGTCGCGTTGTGGAGTTGGTAATCATAAAAAACTGTAAGGCCCAAAAGGGCGCCGTGGAATGACCTCAGATATGCCGCCGCTTGGGGCTATGTGCGAGAGGCCTTATCGTTTCCCGGGACACTGCCCGCAAGCCATTGCACGCGGCCCGCGAACGTCGCAGTCGCGGAAATCTGCGTGCGCCTTTACGCCTTCGCTGCTGCGCGTGAATTCTTCTGCCCAAACCCGAAAGCCTTGGAGATTTCCGGAATTGCCCTGAAACCCGCATCAATACTGCCCGAAATTACACTCATCCAACGGAAGAAAACTCAATTCGGCGGCGTGTCGGTTCACAGCGTCTTCATCAAATTGATGGTCAAACACAGAATCGCGGCCAGGCCCGCGAGGCCCGACATGCCAAACGCCGCTTGCGTCACCACGGCAATGGCAGGCCAAGCTTCGAACACTGCCATCGGCATGAGCAGCGGCATTACCCGCAGCACGACGGCAAGATTGCCCAGCCAAAAGGTGGCGCCCACCAGGCGCGGACTCCAGACCTGCTTCTTCTGCAGGAAGCCGGGCAGCATGCGTACCGACATGCCGAAAATCAACAAGGTGATGAAACCGAGCAAATAGACATGGCGGCTGGCATCGCTGCTGTGGGTCAGGGAGAAATCGAAAATCTTGCTGGCGCCGGAGAGAATATCCAGCACCGCGCCCAGCACCAGCCAAAAGTAAGCGGCATAAACCAGCCGTTCGAAACGACCGAACTCACCGTAGTCGGGCAGGCCGGGCCGCGTCGGCGGGCGCTCCGGCCCCGGGTGAAACACACGATTCACCGTCCAGGGCAGGCGCCAGCGCGTGAGCAAATCCAATTGCCACACGAAGACGAGAATCACCACGCCTTTGGCAATGACACCGGTTGCTGAGAGCAACAGCGGCGTTTGCGTCGGCAAAACGGCCAAGGGCGGTAGCAGGGGAATCAATTGCAGGCTCAGCGCCAGCGCATAGGCAAATGCCAAACCGCGCACCGGCCAAGAGGCCGCCGGCAGTCGCAGGTAGAGCGGAAACATGCGCACGGAAAACGCGAACGCCACAGGCAGCAGCACCAAGCCGATGAGCGCTTGAATGGCAAACTCATTCCACGCTTGATGCACGACGATCATGCGTTGCCGCGCCATTTGGATCAGCAGGGCAGCATTGATCAGGCTGTAGAGATTCCAGCCGGCGAGCATCATGAGAAAGAACGGCTTGACTTGCGCCAGCGCGGGCCGCTGCTCGGCGTCCGCGACGTGTCGCATCGTACTCCCCAGCAAGCCGGCATAGGCCAGAATGCCGGCCCACTCCAGCAAGCCGGAAACTGCCACGGCCCACGCTACTGGCACTTGCCAGGCGCTCTCCTGCAGATAAGGCAGCAGGCTCTGGCCCAAACTGCGCAGCAACAAGCCGGCAGCCAGCAGCCAGAGAA
The genomic region above belongs to bacterium and contains:
- a CDS encoding transporter, with the protein product MTQILLDQPLLLLFLVAAIGYPLGQIRIHGSSLGVAAVLFVGLAFGGLHPELKLPEIVYLLGLVIFVYTIGLSSGPGFFTSFRRSGLRNNLLVLGMLVLALLVTVLLHFALRLPPALTAGLFAGSLTNTPALAGVLDQVKRYAAGPENQHLLTDPVIGYSLAYPMGVIGVILAIYLLQRFWKIDYAREAASQRELGAMGARLQNRTIRVTRPQFLGQTLRELKAQEGWQVVFGRMKREGRFSLAGEQTRFQADDLCSVVGTAEDLERVTAALGEASNERLDLDRSQLDYRRIFVSNPQVAGHRLRDLNLPQQYGAVVTRVRRGDLEFLPHGDTVLELGDRIRVLTRRDHMEAVSAFFGDSYRALSEIDILTFSLGLALGLLVGLVPIPLPGGVVIKLGFAGGPLLVAMILATLRRTGPLVWNMPYSANLTLRQIGLILFLAGIGTRSGYAFFSMLTQGNSLAVFAAGAAITLVVAFLTLLIGHRLLKIPMSVLIGVLAGLQTQPAALGFALEQTRNDIPNLGYASVYPLAMIIKIILAQVLLTVLP